A window from Thalassophryne amazonica chromosome 15, fThaAma1.1, whole genome shotgun sequence encodes these proteins:
- the tppp2 gene encoding tubulin polymerization-promoting protein family member 2: MAEGIVSIGDVETSFQKFAAHGDTKASKKEMNGKNFAKLCKDCHIIDGKNVTTTDVDIIFSKVKAKSARVITFEQFNQALAELAPKRFKGKNQEEALQQLHGLIIGKEPANIGVTKVAKTAAVDRLTDTTKYTGSHKERFDESGKGKGKSGREDIPDSSGYVSAYKGSGTYDEKVKQA; this comes from the exons ATGGCTGAGGGAATTGTATCCATAGGAGATGTAGAGACATCCTTCCAGAAGTTTGCAGCCCATGGTGACACCAAGGCTTCCAAGAAGGAGATGAATGGGAAGAACTTTGCTAAACTGTGCAAGGACTGCCACATCATCGATGGCAAGAACGTCACCACCACAGATGTTGACATCATCTTCAGCAAAGTCAA GGCAAAGTCAGCTCGCGTGATCACGTTTGAGCAGTTCAACCAGGCCCTGGCAGAACTGGCTCCCAAACGATTTAAAGGAAAAAACCAAGAGGAGGCACTGCAACAGCTTCATGGTCTCATTATTGGGAAGGAGCCTGCCAATATTGGTGTCACA AAAGTTGCAAAGACAGCTGCAGTGGACAGACTGACAGATACCACCAAGTACACTGGTTCTCACAAGGAGCGGTTTGATGAGTCGGGCAAAGGAAAAGGAAAATCTGGACGTGAAGACATCCCAGACTCCAGTGGCTACGTGTCAGCCTATAAGGGCAGCGGCACTTATGATGAGAAAGTGAAACAAGCATAA